In one window of bacterium DNA:
- a CDS encoding TonB-dependent receptor, whose translation MRQILHILTFTMLVSTAMLHAQGTGSVRGRVLDAVTKEPLVGANVFLKGSSFGAATDLEGRYVVDNVDAGTYRVQASVIGYKAQIETDVVVQPGRETQVDFDLASTAIDLDEVVVEADYFRENADAPVSAQTLSYEEIRRFPGGQEDVVRAIAVLPGVVQASAGRNDLIVRGGAPSENLYVVDGLEIPNINHFGTQGATGGPLSFINLDFVKDVTFATGGFGPRYGDKLSSVMNITLQEGRRDRLGGKVNVSATQFGLNSEGPIGEHGSFLFSARRSYLDFIFKAAGFGFVPEYWDFIGKATYDIDRANEISFLTIGVLDNVRFFNDDEEQRFSNSRVLGNAQDQYFSNIRWRHLMDNGFVSFALGRTFVDYSFLQSDSLLNPVFVSDSKEGETSLRADGVFLLDDRALELSFGVQGKRAKIDGAFAWTPTPDSFNENPMISNMENQWDTTAYKANAYVQLARDLLPKLRVTVGGRMDYFNLIENPVAISPRASVRYSFTDVTSVTASGGTYYQSPSYIWLMSNPANTSLDFVKVQQTVLGVEHLLRSDLRVRVEGYYKEYHDYPASSERPWLVLANTGAGFGGAESGFDAFGFDNLQSVGNGTSRGIELLVQKRLSELPFYGIFSLSLNETEYTAIDGVSRPGLYDQRVILNLSGGWKIGEKWEVSSKFRYGSGTPYTPFQPDGSRNYEADYNEARLPDFHSLDLRVERRWLFSGWSLITYIDIQNLYNRKNVQSYRWDPRNNRVETQGGSIGILPSIGVSAVF comes from the coding sequence ATGAGACAAATTTTACATATCCTAACATTTACCATGCTCGTTTCCACGGCCATGCTGCATGCCCAGGGCACGGGGTCGGTGCGGGGCAGGGTGCTGGATGCGGTGACGAAAGAGCCGCTGGTGGGTGCGAACGTGTTTTTGAAGGGCAGTTCTTTCGGGGCGGCGACGGATCTGGAGGGACGCTATGTGGTCGACAATGTGGATGCGGGCACCTACCGGGTGCAGGCTTCTGTCATTGGCTACAAGGCGCAGATCGAGACCGATGTGGTCGTGCAGCCGGGACGCGAGACGCAGGTGGATTTCGACCTCGCTTCCACTGCCATCGATCTGGACGAAGTGGTGGTCGAGGCGGATTATTTCCGCGAGAATGCGGATGCGCCGGTGAGTGCGCAGACGCTGTCGTATGAGGAAATCCGCCGTTTCCCCGGGGGACAGGAGGATGTCGTGCGCGCCATTGCGGTGCTGCCCGGGGTGGTGCAGGCGTCGGCGGGACGAAACGACCTGATCGTGCGCGGCGGCGCGCCTTCGGAAAATCTTTACGTGGTTGATGGACTCGAAATTCCCAACATCAATCACTTCGGCACGCAGGGCGCGACCGGGGGTCCCCTGAGCTTCATCAACCTGGATTTCGTGAAGGACGTGACTTTCGCGACCGGGGGATTTGGTCCGCGCTACGGCGACAAACTTTCTTCCGTCATGAACATCACGCTGCAGGAGGGTCGACGTGATCGCCTCGGCGGCAAGGTCAACGTGTCCGCCACACAGTTCGGACTCAATTCCGAGGGTCCCATCGGCGAACACGGTTCCTTCCTCTTCAGCGCCCGGCGCAGCTACCTCGATTTCATCTTCAAGGCCGCGGGCTTCGGCTTCGTGCCTGAATACTGGGATTTCATCGGCAAGGCCACGTACGACATCGACCGCGCGAATGAAATTTCCTTCCTGACCATCGGCGTGCTCGACAACGTCCGCTTTTTCAACGACGACGAGGAGCAGCGCTTTTCCAACAGCCGCGTGCTAGGGAATGCGCAGGATCAGTATTTCTCCAACATCCGCTGGAGGCATCTGATGGATAACGGCTTTGTGAGCTTTGCGCTTGGGAGGACGTTCGTCGATTACAGTTTCCTGCAGTCCGATTCCCTGCTCAATCCTGTTTTCGTCAGCGACTCGAAGGAAGGGGAGACGAGTCTGCGGGCGGATGGCGTGTTCCTTCTCGATGACCGCGCACTGGAGCTGAGTTTCGGTGTGCAGGGGAAGCGGGCGAAGATTGACGGCGCATTTGCGTGGACCCCGACCCCGGACAGTTTCAACGAAAATCCGATGATCAGCAACATGGAAAACCAGTGGGATACCACTGCGTACAAGGCCAATGCATACGTGCAGCTGGCGCGTGATCTGCTGCCGAAGCTGCGGGTGACTGTTGGGGGACGCATGGATTATTTCAATCTCATCGAAAACCCCGTCGCCATTTCCCCCCGGGCATCGGTCCGGTATTCCTTCACCGACGTGACTTCCGTCACTGCGAGCGGAGGCACGTACTATCAATCCCCCAGCTACATCTGGCTGATGTCCAATCCAGCCAACACGAGCCTGGATTTCGTGAAAGTGCAGCAGACCGTGCTCGGCGTCGAGCACCTGCTGCGCTCCGATCTCCGTGTGCGTGTGGAGGGGTATTACAAGGAGTACCACGACTATCCCGCCAGCAGTGAGCGTCCCTGGCTCGTGCTCGCCAACACCGGTGCCGGCTTTGGCGGAGCGGAGAGCGGTTTCGACGCCTTCGGTTTCGACAACCTGCAGAGTGTGGGAAACGGCACCTCGCGGGGAATCGAACTGCTCGTGCAGAAGCGTCTTTCGGAGCTACCGTTTTACGGGATATTCAGTCTGTCGCTGAACGAGACCGAGTACACCGCGATCGACGGCGTGTCGCGTCCCGGACTCTACGACCAGCGCGTCATTTTGAATTTGAGTGGGGGATGGAAGATCGGGGAGAAGTGGGAAGTCTCGTCGAAATTCCGTTACGGCTCGGGCACGCCCTACACCCCCTTCCAACCGGACGGCAGCCGCAATTACGAGGCAGATTACAACGAAGCCCGTCTGCCGGACTTCCACTCCCTCGACCTCCGCGTCGAGCGTCGCTGGCTGTTCAGCGGATGGAGTCTCATCACCTACATCGACATCCAGAACCTCTACAACCGCAAGAACGTCCAATCCTACCGCTGGGATCCCCGCAACAACCGCGTCGAAACCCAGGGCGGGAGTATCGGGATCTTGCCGAGTATCGGAGTGTCCGCGGTGTTCTAG
- the rfbC gene encoding dTDP-4-dehydrorhamnose 3,5-epimerase, which yields MNFITTTLPGILLIEPKVFGDERGFFMESFRKDAFEAQGVPALVQDNHSRSVKGTLRGLHFQHPHGQGKLIRVTTGAVYDVLVDVRHGSPTFGKWEGHELSAENKRQLWVPPGFAHGFCVLTDSADFLYKCSDYYHPEHEHTLLWNDPAIGITWPVDEPLLSEKDRKGLRLRELENLPEYM from the coding sequence ATGAACTTCATCACCACCACCCTCCCTGGCATTCTCCTCATCGAACCGAAGGTCTTCGGCGATGAGCGGGGCTTTTTTATGGAGAGCTTCCGGAAGGATGCGTTTGAGGCGCAGGGGGTGCCGGCGCTGGTGCAGGATAATCATTCGCGGTCGGTGAAGGGGACGCTGCGGGGACTGCATTTCCAGCATCCGCATGGACAGGGGAAACTCATTCGCGTCACCACTGGAGCGGTGTATGATGTGCTGGTCGACGTCCGTCACGGCTCGCCGACCTTCGGGAAATGGGAAGGACACGAACTCAGCGCCGAAAACAAGCGGCAGCTCTGGGTTCCCCCCGGCTTCGCGCACGGCTTCTGCGTCCTTACCGACAGCGCCGACTTCCTCTACAAATGCTCCGACTACTACCACCCCGAACACGAACACACCCTCCTCTGGAACGACCCCGCCATCGGCATCACTTGGCCAGTGGATGAACCGCTGCTGTCAGAGAAGGACCGGAAAGGGTTGCGGTTGAGGGAACTTGAAAATCTGCCGGAATACATGTAA
- a CDS encoding UDP-glucose/GDP-mannose dehydrogenase family protein, giving the protein MSYNISVVGTGYVGLVSGTCFAENGNQVICVDNDPKKLQKLNNGQIPIYEPGLHPLYERNYQRGRLKFTDDLEHAVLNSDVIFLCLPTPPQEDGSADLQYVLKVAEDIGNILAKHAPQPFKVIVDKSTVPIGTSEKVTETIRANYDGEFSVASNPEFLREGFAVEDSLRPDRVVIGASDERAIDILTELYEPFVLSGNPIIVMDERSAEITKYAANSHLAMRISFMNDLANLCEILGANIDNVRRGIGTDSRIGKKFLFAGSGYGGSCFPKDVKALLKTSTNAQNTLRIVQAVEDVNADQPKRFFKKVYEYFDGDLAGKTFAIWGLAFKPNTDDTREAPAFIIIDHLLDAGAKVQAYDPEAMENTRELRFGDRITYAEGAYAALENADALLLVTEWNEFRMPDWKKIHSMLNVPVVFDGRNIYDMEEMEENGFDYFSIGRPPVRGRK; this is encoded by the coding sequence ATGTCGTATAACATCAGTGTTGTAGGAACAGGCTACGTAGGCCTGGTTTCCGGCACCTGCTTTGCCGAGAACGGCAACCAGGTGATCTGCGTCGATAATGACCCGAAGAAGCTGCAGAAGCTGAATAATGGACAGATCCCGATTTACGAACCGGGACTGCATCCCCTGTACGAACGCAATTATCAGCGTGGACGATTGAAATTCACTGACGACCTCGAGCACGCGGTGCTGAATTCGGATGTGATTTTCCTCTGTCTCCCTACGCCTCCGCAGGAAGACGGCAGCGCCGACCTGCAGTACGTGCTGAAAGTGGCCGAGGACATCGGCAACATTCTCGCGAAGCACGCACCGCAGCCGTTCAAAGTCATCGTCGACAAGAGCACCGTGCCGATTGGGACATCGGAGAAAGTCACCGAAACCATTCGCGCGAACTATGACGGCGAATTCAGCGTGGCATCGAACCCGGAATTCCTGCGTGAAGGCTTCGCGGTGGAGGACAGTCTGCGTCCCGATCGCGTGGTCATCGGCGCCAGCGACGAGCGCGCCATCGACATTCTCACCGAACTGTACGAGCCTTTCGTCCTTTCCGGAAATCCCATCATCGTCATGGACGAACGCAGCGCGGAAATCACCAAGTACGCCGCCAACTCGCACCTGGCCATGCGCATTTCCTTCATGAACGACCTGGCCAACCTGTGCGAAATCCTCGGCGCCAACATCGACAACGTGCGCCGCGGCATCGGCACGGATTCGCGCATCGGCAAGAAATTCCTCTTCGCGGGATCCGGCTACGGTGGCAGTTGTTTCCCGAAGGACGTCAAGGCACTGCTCAAGACCAGCACCAACGCGCAGAACACCCTGCGCATCGTGCAGGCAGTGGAGGATGTCAACGCCGATCAGCCCAAGCGCTTTTTCAAGAAAGTGTATGAGTACTTCGACGGCGATCTCGCGGGCAAGACCTTTGCCATCTGGGGACTCGCGTTCAAGCCCAACACCGACGACACGCGCGAAGCCCCGGCCTTCATCATCATCGATCACCTGCTCGACGCCGGTGCAAAAGTGCAGGCCTACGATCCCGAGGCCATGGAAAACACGCGTGAGCTGCGTTTCGGCGACCGCATCACTTATGCCGAAGGCGCCTACGCCGCACTCGAAAACGCCGACGCCCTTCTCCTCGTCACCGAGTGGAATGAATTCCGCATGCCCGACTGGAAGAAAATCCACTCCATGCTCAACGTCCCCGTCGTCTTCGATGGCCGCAACATCTACGACATGGAAGAGATGGAAGAGAACGGGTTTGATTATTTCTCGATCGGACGTCCCCCTGTACGCGGAAGGAAATAG
- the asnB gene encoding asparagine synthase (glutamine-hydrolyzing), whose translation MCGINAIYHFKTEARVDLAELRETRDHMSARGPDGYGEWVSDDGRVGFGHRRLSIIDLSERGAQPMHSVNKRFTITFNGEIYNYQPLRQRLLDEGWQFHSETDTEVLMALYARHGVDMLPMLRGMFAFAIWDAERKRLFAARDPYGIKPLYYASDGHSIRLASQVKALVAGGNVSATIDHASLMGFLMLGSVPEPRTIYEGIKALPAGSYIEADAKGFRDPVSYFSLPEILGEGIESLSKYTSTGSNAHSSKKSSMSGSQGDSIPAPRDDAGSQGDSIPAPREVISAALKDSTSHHMIADVPVGAFLSAGIDSGSLVGLVRDAGIEDLRTVTLAFEEFRGRHDDEAPLAAEVAAHYATDHRTRMLTQQEFSGDLEHILHVMDQPSIDGINTYYVSKAAQENGLKVALSGLGGDELFAGYNTFEDVPAWVQRFRIPSKMPLLGDTFRTLYSSLVAGKTGRSPKIAGVLKYGGSYPGAWFLRRGLFMPWELAELFDQDMVHDGIQQLQLMERIEAAMQPDPGNAYGRVAALEAGLYMRNQLLRDSDWAGMAHSIEIRVPLVDSVLLQSVAPLLPPTVLTERKRYLAHAPSRPIPQKLLDRRKTGFQVPIRHWLEQDSRIDSWKAVPALSGPAANWERKWAFVLASRLLGK comes from the coding sequence ATGTGCGGCATAAACGCTATATACCATTTCAAGACCGAAGCCCGTGTGGATCTCGCCGAGCTGCGGGAGACGCGGGATCACATGAGCGCGCGCGGACCCGATGGCTACGGGGAGTGGGTGTCCGACGACGGACGCGTGGGCTTCGGCCACCGGCGCCTCTCCATCATCGATCTCTCCGAACGCGGCGCGCAGCCGATGCACTCGGTCAACAAACGCTTTACCATCACCTTCAACGGCGAGATATATAACTATCAGCCGCTACGCCAACGGCTGCTGGATGAGGGATGGCAGTTCCATTCGGAGACGGACACGGAAGTCCTCATGGCACTGTATGCGCGGCATGGGGTGGACATGCTGCCGATGCTTCGCGGGATGTTCGCGTTCGCCATCTGGGATGCCGAGCGGAAGCGCCTTTTCGCGGCCCGCGATCCCTATGGCATCAAACCGCTGTACTACGCGAGCGACGGACACAGCATCCGCCTCGCTTCGCAGGTCAAAGCCCTCGTCGCCGGCGGCAACGTCTCCGCCACCATCGACCACGCCTCCCTCATGGGCTTCCTCATGCTCGGCTCCGTCCCCGAACCCCGCACGATTTACGAAGGCATAAAGGCATTACCTGCGGGCTCGTATATCGAGGCAGACGCAAAGGGCTTCCGGGATCCCGTATCATATTTCTCATTACCCGAGATATTAGGAGAAGGGATTGAATCCCTTTCCAAATACACGTCCACGGGTTCAAACGCACATTCATCGAAAAAATCCTCTATGTCAGGGTCGCAGGGGGATTCAATCCCTGCTCCACGTGATGATGCAGGGTCGCAGGGGGATTCAATCCCTGCTCCACGTGAGGTGATCTCCGCGGCCCTGAAGGATTCCACCTCCCACCACATGATCGCCGACGTGCCCGTGGGAGCATTCCTTTCCGCGGGAATCGATTCGGGGTCACTGGTTGGACTCGTGCGCGACGCGGGCATTGAAGACCTGCGCACGGTGACGCTGGCGTTCGAGGAATTTCGCGGGCGGCATGATGACGAAGCGCCACTTGCCGCGGAAGTGGCCGCGCATTACGCGACCGATCACCGCACGCGCATGCTCACGCAGCAGGAATTCTCCGGCGATCTCGAGCATATCCTTCACGTGATGGATCAGCCATCCATCGACGGTATCAACACGTATTACGTCAGCAAGGCGGCGCAGGAAAACGGACTCAAAGTCGCGCTGAGCGGATTGGGAGGAGACGAACTGTTCGCGGGATATAACACCTTTGAAGATGTCCCTGCCTGGGTACAGCGTTTCCGCATTCCATCCAAAATGCCGCTGCTGGGGGATACTTTCCGCACGCTGTATTCCTCGCTTGTTGCGGGGAAAACCGGCCGTTCACCCAAGATCGCCGGCGTGCTCAAGTACGGCGGCAGTTATCCCGGCGCGTGGTTTTTACGCAGGGGACTGTTCATGCCGTGGGAGCTGGCCGAGCTGTTCGATCAGGATATGGTGCACGACGGGATACAGCAGCTGCAGCTCATGGAGCGTATAGAAGCCGCCATGCAGCCGGATCCGGGAAACGCCTATGGACGTGTGGCCGCGCTGGAAGCCGGACTGTACATGCGCAATCAGCTGCTGCGTGATTCCGACTGGGCCGGCATGGCGCACAGTATCGAGATCAGGGTGCCACTGGTGGACAGTGTCCTTCTGCAGTCCGTCGCACCCCTGCTGCCGCCCACCGTTCTCACCGAGCGCAAGCGCTACCTCGCGCACGCCCCCTCGCGTCCCATTCCCCAGAAACTCCTCGACCGCCGCAAAACCGGCTTCCAGGTCCCCATCCGCCACTGGCTCGAGCAGGACTCCCGCATCGACAGCTGGAAAGCAGTCCCAGCGTTGTCGGGTCCGGCTGCAAACTGGGAAAGAAAATGGGCTTTTGTGCTGGCTTCCAGACTGCTCGGTAAGTAG